The DNA window GTTAAGATACCTCATCTAAGCATTAGTTTTATTTTAACATTGCTTTACTATCCTTGTATCCTTTTCCCTAATGTAGCCACATATACTACAAACTGCTCTTCTCCATCTAGGCCAAGTAATTTGTTGATCTCGTCATCGTCAAAAGAGGCAATAGCACAAACTCCACTATCAATAGACCCTGCTGTCAGATAAAGGTTTTGACATACATGGCCTGCATCTAGATGAATATATCTGTATCCTCTTTCTCCATATCTCCACTTCATTCTATATGCTACAGCACTCCAGATAAAGGTCACTGCACTGTTTTTAATAAACTCCTGTTCATGACATGCAGTAGTGACTTTTTGAGCCATTTCAGGGTCTGTACTTATTTCCATAAGCTTATGGGAAATAGCTATATATCTATATAATCCCGGTTTTAGTCCCTCTACATTGTTTATCAGAAGAAATGTCTCAAATGCATGTCTAGCCCCTGCTGAGGGAACTGTCCTTAAAGTAGCAGGTCTAGAGACAACTTGCTTAACTCCTTGTGTACACCATAAAAGATAAGAAAGCTCTTCTAATGCCAAAGGAGTATCAGCATATTTTCTAAGACTTTTTCTAGTTTCTATAGCCTTTCTTAAATCCATGCTTTTCATTTCTAGCTTATCTACAGATGGTAAGCCAATTAGTACTGCATTTTCATCCCATTCTAATTCTAAAGGCGGTTGTGGCAGACCTTTTTCTTGATCAGAATCCTCCTCATACTTATGCTTTGTTTTTTCCATAAATTCTTTTCCTATACCTTTAGTCATGTTTTCATCTCCCTTGTTTTTAAATATCTATATACTACTAATTGTACAATATATTCTTTAATATTTCATCAATCATCTATTTTTACTTAATATGTGGAATTCTCTCATCGAGAAAAGCAAGTATCTCCTCTGTAACTCTGATAAGTCCATTTTGGATATAGCTATACTCATGGGCTTCAATAGCCAAAGCTATTTCACTACCCAGTTCAAAAAATATACCGGACTTTCTCCTAAAGAGTTTAGAGATGGAAATAACAATACTGGTTATATTTTTTAAGTTACAAATCTATTCTAATGCTTGATCATTTCAATCCTAATAAAATGGTGGACATAGGCTTTCAACCATTATTGCTACTGATAAGCTTATTGCGAGCATGGCAAGGTAGTACAAATAGGTACACATGAAACATTGGCGGAACAAGACGGCTGCTATAAAACCCTTATCTCCTCCCAGCTATAGTTGTGGAAGGAGATAGATAAGATTAGAATAGCTTATAGAAGCCCAGGAAAGACGATTACCCTTCTCTCTTGAAGGTGTGTCATAGCCTTTGAGTCATAGCCACAATAAAATCATGGTAATTGCAGGTTTTTTTATACTATAGGCAAATTAAATAGTATTCATGACTTGAGCAAATCTGTGTATATTATTCTCCAGCATATTAGATTTATCTGATGTTATTTTAGATATCTTTTTTACTATAAATTTTTCTAGAAAGTTCATTTTATCAAAAATAAACGCTCCTCCAAAGTGCTCCTTAGCTTCTGTGATTTTAATGAGCTCAGGATTAAAATTTTGACTAAATTCAGTATTGATTGCTTCTCCTTCTTGCATTCCACAAATAAATAATCCTATTCGTTTTTCTCTTAATTTATCTAAGTTCTTTGAGCAGAACTCTGTTACTTCTTTTTGTATTTTGCCAATATATATTGAGCCACCAATAATAATCCTTTCATATTTTGAAATATCGATATTGCTCTCTTTCTTTAAATTAATTATTTCTACTTTACCAGTAAGCTCCTTAGACAGCAATTCTACGCATTTTTCGGTAAATCCATATTTGCTTGCATATACTATCAATGTATTCATTTATACACCTCACATTTTATTTTAATCATTTAACGCTTTTTCTATTGACTTAAGATATGCTTTGGATGTCACTGTAGCTTGCGATACTACATCTACCTCGGTATTCTGTGCTTCTATGACTTTACTGAATAACTCATCACTTACACCAGACTTTACAAAAGTAACATCGTCTACTATATTAATTTCTATAATTTTATGATCCTTTACTGTAACACTGAGTTGGTTTGACCATCTTCCAGCATTATATTTCCCATTATATATCCCATCATTTAGATCTGATATTCTTACTCCGTTCACTTTAACTTCACTTCCTTCTTTAAGTCCTTGAGATAGATAAAGTATTCCGCTTGCACAAACCAATATAAATATAATTATTATTGAGATTAGTATTTTTAATATGGACTTCAAGTTCTCCCCTCCTTCCTAATTGAATGTATTACTATTAGCTATTCTTAATATTATTTCATTTGAATAAAAGTCAATCAATCTTTCTCTTTGCTCATCACCAATATCTTTTTCTATTATGAGCTTAAAGATAAGACCTAAAGTTGATACTACAATCATTTGAGCAGTTAATTCTATTATATTTTCATCTATAGCTTTACCCCTATACATTTCTTGTAGACATTGGCATAATGCAGATAAAGCTGGTTTTTCTTTTGAAGCACCTTCAAATAATGAAGAAGTATGCTTTAAGGCTAATTTGGATTGATTTAATTGAGCTGCCATAAATTCATCTTGCATACTTAGTGCTACCCTTATATAATTTTTAGTCATTTGCATTAATCTTTCTTCAGGAGAGCCGTCTTCAATCTTTACAGAAGATACTGCTGATACTATTTTTTTATAGCCTCTTTGCATCAGATTGTTTAATATTTCTTCCTTATCTTTAAAATAATGATAAATAATAGACGGAGAGTATTCGATTTTTTTAGCAATTTTTCTAATTGATAGCTTATCAAATCCCTCTGAAGCGATAATATCACCTGCTGCTGAAAGGATAAGCTCTTTCATTTCTTCTATTTCTCGTTCTCTTCTTTTTTCTATGGTCATTATGTCACTCCTTACCTTATTAAACACTGTTTAATAATAAGACATTGTTCAATAAAAATATAGCATTTAGCGTAAATGTTGTCAAGATATGAAGGAATTTTTTTGGATACAACATTTTTATAAGGATGAATGTCAAAATACAATATATGAGGACATGGAAACGTCAGACTGTGTGTAAATCGTCACCCTGAACGAAGCGAATGGGTCTCTAATAGCTTCAAATACAGATTCTTCACTGCGTTCAGAATGACAAAAACGTATAGAATGTGAATTTCACACAGTCTGACGTTAATATGCTCCCCTTGCCTTCTTATATCCCCAAAAATCCACTAACCTTCAGAAAAACAATTTAACATGACATACTGTTGTCATATTTTGTATGGTAAGATAGGGAAAAAGGGGGATGATGTTATTGGCAAATAAAGTTGATAGAATACTTGAAAGCATTAAAGCAACCACTGGGATTGATAGTTATAATAGTATAGTATCAGCTTGTGGAATCTTAGATCTGAAGGCAACTCCTAACAAGCAAGCAAAATATGTTAAAAAAGTAATAGAAAAAGTCAAAGAAAATCAAGGTAAAGATGTTATCGAAAAGGTAATGAAACCCTGTGGATATCAGTGCATTTCTAATTCAATAATTGATAAGGTTAAAAAACTGCATGAAAAATCTAATGATATAGATGAATTTTTGCATTTACTAAATGAACAGCATATTGGTGGTGGACAGCTACACACAAAGGATGGGAAAATAATAGGTGTATATAGTTCCTGCTACTGTGGTCTTGCAAAGCAGTCAAAAGATATGTCACCAGCATACTGCTATTGTTCAGCAGGTTGGTTTGAAAAGCTATTCTCATCTATTCTTGGAGACTCTGTAAAGGTAAATAAAGTGCAATCAATTTTGGATGGTTCAGATAAGTGCATATTTGAGATTACTATTTAGTACAAATATTACATAGAGTGTCCAATGACAACGGGATTAGAGGATACCTAGATAAAATAACAAAGAGACCATAAACCAATTTATTAGGTTTATGGTCTCTGCTCCTGATTTCAAGCATGTTTATGTTCCTTACATTCTAATGATATCAACGTTCCATCGCTATTATACTCAGTTGAATTGATATTGGCGTTGTCATTAAGATACGATAGCACAGAACAATAATAGGTATATTAATTTTTAAAAATATATTATGGATTTATAGAGAGTTCGGTTTCAATATTCTTTTGAGAAAATTCATACCACACTGCATCTTTTTTCCCAGATTGTTCATTCACGAAAGAGTCAAAGGATTCTTTTGTAACTGATTTATTATTAATGAAATATGATATGACCAAGTTATCATCGCCTTGACTTGACTCACTGTACCCTAGTATGTCAGTTTTAAAGGCATCTGACTCGAATTTTAATTTTCCAAATCCATTATCAGCCGCACCACTTGAATAACGAAATGTTCCATCTGCTTTTAGCTCTTCTAAACCCCTGTGCACAATAAGGTATCCATAAACTGTATCATTCATATAATGCAAGACTTCATAAAACTCTGGTTCATCGCCTACTGATAATTCAAGAACAATTTCAGGTACTTTGTCACCGTCCATGTCAAGTACAGTAAAGTGCGTTACTTTGAAGATAGTACCATAAATTTCTTCGTTAGTTAAGAAATCATTCAAGTATAATTTTTTCTTATTATCTGTGCTGAATAATTCAGTCTTGTTCTGCAATATCGCTTTATATGCTTCCAACACCGAATCATTAGATAGCATCTGGGTATTTATGTTTTCACCATTGCTATCTAAAGAGGTAGAAGAAGGATTTGCTGGAACGCTGGTGTCAGAATTTTTGTCACTACTCGAACACCCAGTAATTGAAATACTTAATAGGAACACAATAAGCGCACTTATAATTTTGGTTTTCATCTAAATCAACTCCTGCTAAAAATATTAATAATCTTTAGTTCACTTTATGCTACAACTATGTACTAAACCAAAGTTTTCTATATTACGATTATATCATAAACTCTAGACTTTGTTATATGAGTGAACACAATTTTATTTGCTTGTTCAAAAAATCTTAAATAGAATATATGGAATATAAGATCGTGGAAAGAGAAAGCTTTAAGCTATTGGCAAAGGTAGAAGCCTTTAGAAACGAATCTATTTCAGAAGAAGGTAATACAGAAATACCTGATTTTTGGAAGACTTGTGGAGATAGTGGAGTTTTTGATGTATTAAGAAGGAATACAAAAAATCATGATATTTATGGAGTATGTGGGCCCGTGTCAAAAGAAAGCACTCATTTTAATTATGGTATAGCCATGAAATACGATGGTGGAGTTATTCCAGAAGGCTATATAGTATGGGATGTAAAGCCGACATTATGGGCTGTGTTTAAATGTATTGGCAATGATGGTGAATGTATAGGAGAAACTTGGGACAGAATATTTAAAGAGTTTTTGCCGAGTTCAGAATATAATATGCTTGATGACACTGACTTTGAGCTGTACCCAGAAGAAAATAGTTCAGAATGTTTTTGTGAAATTTGGATTCCTGTGACGAAAAAATTAGAGGATATTTAGATAAAATAACAAAGAGACCATAAACCAATTTATTAGGTTTATGGTCTCTGGTACTGATTTCAAGCATGTTTATGTCCTATGGATTTATCTCAAACATGCTCATATACCATCCTATATCTTCCTTCTTTTCATAAGCTAATATCTATATTACAAATTGTTTATATTTTTTGTAATCAGCTTCCTTACATTCTAATGATATCAACGTTCCATCGCTATTATACTCAGTTGAGTTTATATTGGCATTGTCATTAAGGTACGATAGCACATCTCCTTTATCATAGGGAATTAGCATCTCACAATTAATATATTCCTTGAAGGCCTTTTTGCAGATTTCATCTACTAGCCTATCTATTCCCGTTTTATTCTTAGCTGAAATATATACACAGTCTTCTTCATCTCTTAAGATTTCACTATCTACTAAATCTACCTTGTTATAGGCGTAAATAGTAGGAATATTATCTGCACCAAGTTCTTTTAATGTTTCCCTTGTAACTTCAATATGCTGTTTATAATTTGGATTTGAATAGTCAACTACATGAATTAGCATATCAGCCTCAGAGACTTCCTCCAATGTTGAGCGAAATGCTTTTACAAGCTGATGAGGAAGCTTACTGATAAATCCTACAGTATCGGTTAACAAAAAAGATTTGCTATCTGGCAATTTAATGCTTCTTACAGAGGTTTCTAAGGTAGCAAACAGCATATCCTTTTCGAAAACCTGCTTATCAGTTGATAAATTGTACGAGTCTATCATGGCATTCATAATGGTTGACTTGCCTGCATTTGTATATCCTACTAGAGCAACAACTGGTACTTCCGTCTCCTTACGTTTTTTCCTTTGGCTCTGACGTTGAACTACAAGGGTTTCAAGCTCCTTATGCAGCTTGGCAATTCTATCCTCAATCTTTCTACGATCTAGCTCAAGTTTTGTTTCTCCAGAGCCTCTGTTTATAAATCCAGCACCTCCTCTTTGACGACCTAGTGATTCGCCTAAGCCGATTAAACGTGGAAGCATGTACTGTAATCTTGCTATTTCTACTTGAAGCTGTGCTTCTTTTGTTTTTGCCCTCTGAGAAAAAATATCGAGAATCAAAACAGTTCTGTCTATTACCTTACATCCTAAGGCTGCCTCTATGTTTCGAATCTGCGAAGGTGATAATTCATCATTAAATATCACCATATCTACATCCATCTCATCAAGTGATGTCGCTGCCTCTAATATCTTCCCGTTACCTAAATAATGTGATTTGTTCACTCGATTCAAATTCTGAGTAATTTCGCCAACCACTTCTATATCACATGCTTCAGCTAAATTGAATAGCTCCTCCATCGAATTCTTAAAATCTTCCTGATTGTTGAGATTAACACCTGCTATTATTGCCCTCTGTCTTTGTTCCATATGTCTTCTTCCTCCATTCATTTGAAATATCCACAGGCTTGCTACCTGTGCATTGAGTAATAGGGAAGATATATAACATTAAGGAAGTCCCTTGCTTATGATTATAAGAACAAGCTATCCTTATTAATTAACCCCGTGGACGTAGTGAAACAATTAAAATAGCTTCTCATAAAGTGAAACATTCAATATTCACCTTCCTAATCAATCTATAAACAGGAAAATGTAATCTTAGTTATGCACTTCATCAAGAAAATTTTATATATTCTCACTCGTTATCATTCTATTTTTAAATAAACACAAAAAAGGGTAGATTTGTCCCTACCCTTAGAAGCATTTATATATTGTTTATAAGGTTTTCTTAAAAATAGGCAGACTAATCCCGATTACCCTACACATAGGTAGAGCCTTTAAGCACTATTAAATTAGTTACATAAAGTATAAAATCGGAATCTAATGCGCATTTTAAGCAACCCTCCATTCATTGAAATTACTTACATATTATCATACATCTATATTTATTACAATACCTTATTAAAATTAACAAAACAAGAGAAGACAAGGGGACATCAGACTGTGTGCAAACGGTCACCCTGAACGAAGCGAATGGGTCCCTAATAGCTTCAAATACAGATTCTTCACTGCGTTCAGAATGACAAAACGTATAGAGTGTGAATTTTCACATTGTCTGACGTTTACATTGTCTTGTCTAAAAAGCAATAAGCAAAGAATAGACAAATACAAACATACCTTATCCCAAATCTATATTCTGTCAAATAAAAAGGATTTAATTACTGCAAAATATTCTCTTATATATGACTGCAATATAGTCGTTGGTGGTATTTCTGCAGGTAATCCATATGGAATTGCTCCTAGTCTCTTTGCTAACATTTTTGATCTGAAAATGTGAAATTTATTCGTAGCTATCAAGATTTTTATGTTATCCTTGTCCTCCATCTCTCTTATCTTTTCTAAGCTTAGCTTTAGATTTTCAAATGTATTAGTAGATTTATCTTCTACTATTACTCTGTTTTTTTCAATTCCATTATCTACTAAATACTTCTCCATAGCATATGCTTCTGGAATATCTTCATTTGCACCTTGACCACCAGATACTATTACTTTCACATCTTTATTTTCATCTAAGTACTTCTTTGCAGCCTTAAGTCTTTCTAGTAAAGATGGAGAAGGTGTACTTCCGTAAAGTCTAGCTCCTAATACAATTACATAGTCAACCTTTTCTGATGTAACCTTACTTCCCTCTATAATAATCAAGCCTTCAATTACAATAAAGGAAATCAAAACTGTCACTGTCAAAATAATCATTAGTTTAAGCATTTTTTTCTTCATAATTTTATCCTGCCTTATGGTCTAAATATATTTACTTATGCACTGACTAACTTCAATACATAGTTCACAATCCCTTTAAAATTATTTAATTATTATTATAGCATTAAATATCACTTACTAAAAGTTATTGTATGTATTGCTTTGGATGGGGTTCTCCAGCAGTTTAGTTACTAATCGTAGTATTTAGCCTATTTTTCATACTTATAGTTGTT is part of the Proteiniborus sp. MB09-C3 genome and encodes:
- a CDS encoding SagB/ThcOx family dehydrogenase; the protein is MTKGIGKEFMEKTKHKYEEDSDQEKGLPQPPLELEWDENAVLIGLPSVDKLEMKSMDLRKAIETRKSLRKYADTPLALEELSYLLWCTQGVKQVVSRPATLRTVPSAGARHAFETFLLINNVEGLKPGLYRYIAISHKLMEISTDPEMAQKVTTACHEQEFIKNSAVTFIWSAVAYRMKWRYGERGYRYIHLDAGHVCQNLYLTAGSIDSGVCAIASFDDDEINKLLGLDGEEQFVVYVATLGKRIQG
- a CDS encoding helix-turn-helix transcriptional regulator, whose translation is MWNSLIEKSKYLLCNSDKSILDIAILMGFNSQSYFTTQFKKYTGLSPKEFRDGNNNTGYIF
- a CDS encoding flavodoxin domain-containing protein, whose amino-acid sequence is MNTLIVYASKYGFTEKCVELLSKELTGKVEIINLKKESNIDISKYERIIIGGSIYIGKIQKEVTEFCSKNLDKLREKRIGLFICGMQEGEAINTEFSQNFNPELIKITEAKEHFGGAFIFDKMNFLEKFIVKKISKITSDKSNMLENNIHRFAQVMNTI
- a CDS encoding FMN-binding protein, whose translation is MKSILKILISIIIIFILVCASGILYLSQGLKEGSEVKVNGVRISDLNDGIYNGKYNAGRWSNQLSVTVKDHKIIEINIVDDVTFVKSGVSDELFSKVIEAQNTEVDVVSQATVTSKAYLKSIEKALND
- a CDS encoding TetR/AcrR family transcriptional regulator; amino-acid sequence: MTIEKRREREIEEMKELILSAAGDIIASEGFDKLSIRKIAKKIEYSPSIIYHYFKDKEEILNNLMQRGYKKIVSAVSSVKIEDGSPEERLMQMTKNYIRVALSMQDEFMAAQLNQSKLALKHTSSLFEGASKEKPALSALCQCLQEMYRGKAIDENIIELTAQMIVVSTLGLIFKLIIEKDIGDEQRERLIDFYSNEIILRIANSNTFN
- a CDS encoding DUF6144 family protein; this translates as MANKVDRILESIKATTGIDSYNSIVSACGILDLKATPNKQAKYVKKVIEKVKENQGKDVIEKVMKPCGYQCISNSIIDKVKKLHEKSNDIDEFLHLLNEQHIGGGQLHTKDGKIIGVYSSCYCGLAKQSKDMSPAYCYCSAGWFEKLFSSILGDSVKVNKVQSILDGSDKCIFEITI
- a CDS encoding GyrI-like domain-containing protein; this translates as MEYKIVERESFKLLAKVEAFRNESISEEGNTEIPDFWKTCGDSGVFDVLRRNTKNHDIYGVCGPVSKESTHFNYGIAMKYDGGVIPEGYIVWDVKPTLWAVFKCIGNDGECIGETWDRIFKEFLPSSEYNMLDDTDFELYPEENSSECFCEIWIPVTKKLEDI
- the hflX gene encoding GTPase HflX; the encoded protein is MEQRQRAIIAGVNLNNQEDFKNSMEELFNLAEACDIEVVGEITQNLNRVNKSHYLGNGKILEAATSLDEMDVDMVIFNDELSPSQIRNIEAALGCKVIDRTVLILDIFSQRAKTKEAQLQVEIARLQYMLPRLIGLGESLGRQRGGAGFINRGSGETKLELDRRKIEDRIAKLHKELETLVVQRQSQRKKRKETEVPVVALVGYTNAGKSTIMNAMIDSYNLSTDKQVFEKDMLFATLETSVRSIKLPDSKSFLLTDTVGFISKLPHQLVKAFRSTLEEVSEADMLIHVVDYSNPNYKQHIEVTRETLKELGADNIPTIYAYNKVDLVDSEILRDEEDCVYISAKNKTGIDRLVDEICKKAFKEYINCEMLIPYDKGDVLSYLNDNANINSTEYNSDGTLISLECKEADYKKYKQFVI
- a CDS encoding YdcF family protein produces the protein MKKKMLKLMIILTVTVLISFIVIEGLIIIEGSKVTSEKVDYVIVLGARLYGSTPSPSLLERLKAAKKYLDENKDVKVIVSGGQGANEDIPEAYAMEKYLVDNGIEKNRVIVEDKSTNTFENLKLSLEKIREMEDKDNIKILIATNKFHIFRSKMLAKRLGAIPYGLPAEIPPTTILQSYIREYFAVIKSFLFDRI